From the Patescibacteria group bacterium genome, one window contains:
- a CDS encoding NGG1p interacting factor NIF3, producing MKIQDIYNKAIQMGIDADFRSNEYVAKLLERKKQKFEKLSDKEKEEFDRESLANPYSDTRVLHIADDKEIKKVLVGIDIDVAELLLAKKLGDIDLVISHHPMGRALSDMHEVMELQADVFNQYGVPINVGEALTRERIGEVERGFNPRNNWRVIDAAKLLGINLICLHTVADNISAKVVRDKLAKSNPERIEDLMGALGEIGEYKEAISRGVGPRIFVGSSENRCGKILVEMTGGTEPSPKVFEKIASAGIGTIVGMHIAEEGKKEAEAVYLNVVIAGHMSSDSIGMNLILDEMQKQGVEIVSCGGLFSVS from the coding sequence ATGAAAATACAAGACATCTACAATAAAGCTATTCAAATGGGCATAGACGCTGACTTTCGCAGCAATGAGTACGTTGCTAAGCTTTTAGAAAGAAAAAAGCAGAAGTTTGAAAAGCTTTCTGACAAAGAAAAAGAAGAGTTTGACCGAGAGTCCTTAGCCAACCCCTATTCTGACACCAGAGTTTTACATATTGCAGACGATAAGGAGATAAAGAAAGTTCTTGTCGGCATTGATATTGATGTAGCTGAACTTCTTTTAGCAAAAAAGTTGGGAGATATTGACCTTGTTATTTCGCACCATCCAATGGGTAGGGCTCTATCTGATATGCATGAAGTAATGGAGCTTCAGGCAGATGTGTTTAACCAGTATGGAGTGCCTATTAATGTTGGTGAAGCTTTAACGCGAGAAAGGATTGGAGAAGTTGAAAGAGGATTTAATCCGAGGAATAATTGGCGCGTTATTGACGCAGCAAAACTTCTAGGAATTAACCTTATATGCCTCCATACTGTTGCAGATAATATTTCTGCAAAGGTTGTGAGAGACAAGCTAGCTAAAAGCAATCCAGAACGTATAGAGGACTTGATGGGGGCCCTTGGAGAAATTGGAGAATATAAAGAAGCAATATCGCGAGGAGTAGGTCCGAGGATTTTTGTCGGTAGCTCAGAAAACCGTTGTGGTAAGATTTTAGTTGAAATGACAGGTGGCACGGAACCTTCCCCAAAGGTGTTTGAAAAGATAGCGAGCGCTGGCATTGGCACCATTGTAGGCATGCATATCGCAGAAGAAGGGAAAAAAGAAGCTGAAGCAGTTTACCTCAATGTAGTTATTGCGGGGCACATGTCTTCTGATTCTATTGGAATGAATCTAATTTTAGATGAAATGCAAAAGCAGGGAGTTGAGATTGTGTCTTGCGGAGGACTTTTTAGTGTTTCTTGA
- the ruvA gene encoding Holliday junction branch migration protein RuvA encodes MISYLKGKVIAQGPDYIITETGGVGYKVYIAESRLSSYPVGKETELYCHLHMKREETLELYGVESPQALEVFETLNNISGIGPKAALNIASLGTMEQLRGAVEKGDASYFAKVHGIGQKRIQKIILELTGKLKSLDQQKNGRPEEKEAVDALVALGFSRKKAKEALSEISSEISPVEERVKQALRHIRISP; translated from the coding sequence ATGATTTCTTACCTTAAAGGAAAAGTCATAGCCCAAGGCCCAGATTATATCATAACAGAGACCGGGGGGGTAGGGTACAAGGTTTATATAGCAGAGAGCCGCCTTTCTTCTTACCCCGTGGGCAAGGAGACGGAGCTGTACTGTCATTTGCATATGAAACGAGAAGAAACCTTAGAGCTTTACGGCGTGGAGTCGCCTCAGGCGTTGGAAGTGTTTGAAACTCTAAACAATATTTCTGGTATTGGGCCAAAAGCTGCTTTGAACATTGCTTCCTTGGGTACCATGGAGCAGTTAAGGGGGGCAGTTGAAAAAGGGGATGCAAGCTATTTTGCCAAGGTTCATGGGATAGGGCAAAAAAGGATACAAAAGATTATCCTGGAGCTTACCGGAAAGCTAAAAAGCCTGGACCAACAAAAGAATGGCAGACCAGAAGAAAAAGAGGCAGTAGATGCCTTGGTTGCTTTGGGATTTTCTCGGAAAAAGGCAAAGGAAGCGCTCTCTGAGATTTCTTCTGAAATCTCCCCTGTGGAAGAACGGGTGAAACAGGCCTTACGCCACATTCGCATATCTCCTTAA
- a CDS encoding UDP-N-acetylmuramoyl-L-alanyl-D-glutamate--2,6-diaminopimelate ligase, whose amino-acid sequence MLNILRKVTPKFLLSWYHFVWALAGALVFRFPARGMVVIGVTGTNGKSTTVDMISRIFKEAGLNSASMSSVRFQLKDTEWRNTMKMTMPGRFVIQQFLRQAKTKGCTHVVLEVTSEGMLQHRHRFIPFHTAVFTNLSPEHIERHGSFENYKKTKGKLFSLAQGVHVINIDDKHTPFFLKFPAQEIYTYGIYPKRDLGIPKSRLSTTHIQGEDVRENGGLDFKALGTKFHLGLLGRFNVYNALAAIAVARSQGISLKVCKNALEKMQVVPGRMEEVISSPFRVVVDYAFTPAALEKVYETLKPASGKLLCVLGAAGGGRDAWKRPILGKIALQHCNTVIVTDEDPYEENPEKIMDEVIAGAKGEAEKVQDRRQAVAKALSMAQAGDTVVITGKGSEDSMAVKGGKKIPWDDREVVKEEWTKLKERGTL is encoded by the coding sequence ATGCTGAATATTCTTAGAAAAGTTACCCCAAAGTTTCTCTTGAGCTGGTACCATTTTGTGTGGGCGTTAGCCGGGGCTTTGGTGTTCCGCTTTCCTGCCCGTGGCATGGTTGTTATTGGTGTGACAGGAACCAATGGGAAGTCTACCACTGTGGACATGATTTCCCGTATTTTTAAGGAAGCTGGTTTAAACAGCGCCTCCATGTCTTCGGTTCGTTTTCAACTGAAAGATACAGAGTGGCGAAATACCATGAAAATGACCATGCCAGGGCGTTTTGTCATCCAACAGTTCTTGCGCCAGGCAAAGACTAAGGGATGCACTCACGTGGTTTTAGAAGTGACGTCAGAAGGAATGCTCCAACATCGCCACCGCTTCATACCCTTTCACACCGCCGTCTTTACCAATCTTTCGCCAGAACACATTGAACGTCATGGTTCTTTTGAAAACTACAAGAAAACAAAAGGCAAGCTCTTTTCTCTTGCACAGGGAGTGCATGTTATCAATATAGATGATAAGCATACCCCATTCTTTCTTAAGTTCCCCGCACAAGAGATATATACCTATGGCATATATCCTAAACGAGATTTAGGAATTCCTAAATCTCGTTTGAGCACCACACATATTCAAGGAGAAGATGTGAGAGAAAATGGGGGGCTGGATTTTAAAGCGCTGGGAACTAAATTTCATTTAGGACTTCTTGGTAGGTTTAATGTGTACAATGCTTTAGCTGCAATTGCAGTGGCACGATCTCAGGGAATCTCTCTTAAAGTTTGCAAAAATGCCCTAGAGAAAATGCAGGTGGTTCCAGGAAGAATGGAAGAAGTGATTTCTTCCCCCTTTCGGGTGGTGGTAGATTACGCCTTTACCCCGGCTGCCTTAGAAAAAGTATACGAAACGCTTAAGCCCGCTTCTGGAAAGTTGCTCTGTGTTTTGGGAGCAGCCGGCGGAGGACGGGATGCTTGGAAACGCCCTATCTTGGGTAAGATTGCATTGCAACATTGCAACACAGTCATCGTAACAGATGAGGATCCGTATGAAGAAAACCCAGAGAAAATCATGGATGAGGTGATTGCGGGGGCCAAGGGAGAAGCAGAGAAGGTGCAAGATAGAAGGCAAGCTGTTGCAAAGGCATTGAGCATGGCACAAGCGGGAGACACCGTTGTTATTACCGGAAAAGGGTCTGAGGATTCCATGGCAGTTAAGGGAGGAAAGAAAATTCCTTGGGATGATAGAGAAGTGGTTAAAGAGGAGTGGACGAAACTCAAAGAACGTGGTACGCTTTGA